One window of Desulfovibrio subterraneus genomic DNA carries:
- a CDS encoding (Fe-S)-binding protein produces the protein MGNNPAKVKTVYYFGTCLVDMAYPKAGMAGIKLLQREGVEVIFPQEQGCCGQPAYNSGFRQEAKDVAWKQVQIFSGNNYPIIVPSGSCAGMMKYHYLELFKDDPEYYEVKKFCDRVHELTSFLNTVLNVQYTDKGNPVKLTWHSSCHARREMGCTDDSKALIRQLKNVELVEIEREHECCGFGGTFSIKQPEISAAMVHDKVEDIKNTGTRKFLTGDCGCMMNITGHMGKEKVAIEGQHIAEFILERING, from the coding sequence ATGGGTAATAATCCAGCAAAAGTGAAAACAGTCTACTATTTTGGCACCTGTCTGGTGGATATGGCCTATCCCAAAGCAGGTATGGCCGGTATCAAACTGCTGCAGCGTGAAGGCGTGGAAGTTATTTTCCCGCAGGAACAAGGCTGCTGCGGCCAGCCTGCCTACAACTCCGGTTTCCGTCAGGAAGCAAAGGATGTTGCATGGAAGCAGGTACAGATTTTCTCCGGCAACAACTATCCTATCATCGTGCCTTCCGGGTCCTGTGCCGGCATGATGAAGTATCACTATCTCGAGTTGTTCAAGGATGATCCGGAATACTACGAAGTGAAGAAGTTCTGTGACCGCGTGCACGAACTCACTTCTTTCCTCAACACTGTTCTCAACGTGCAGTACACCGATAAGGGTAATCCTGTTAAGCTGACCTGGCATTCTTCCTGTCATGCCCGTCGCGAAATGGGCTGCACGGATGATTCCAAGGCCCTTATCCGTCAGCTCAAGAACGTTGAGCTGGTTGAGATCGAGCGCGAGCACGAGTGCTGCGGTTTCGGCGGCACCTTCTCCATCAAGCAGCCTGAGATCTCTGCGGCAATGGTTCATGATAAGGTCGAAGATATCAAGAACACCGGCACCCGCAAGTTCCTCACCGGCGACTGCGGTTGCATGATGAACATCACCGGCCACATGGGAAAAGAGAAAGTAGCCATCGAAGGCCAGCACATTGCTGAATTCATTCTGGAGCGCATCAATGGCTAG
- a CDS encoding MarC family protein → MEHITLFISTYIKMFFVLAPFFVMTMFLALTKDMPAQRQKKIALRVTLAVVIICITLFFFGDTIFAIFGITLDSFRIGAGALLFLSAVELVRGTKTAVKPDLEGDISVVPLAIPITVGPATTGALLILGAQMKGVTALAVGTAALVAAILSLGTLLYLAPKVEKIIGGIGLSIMTKITGLVLAALSAQIIFTGVKNFLS, encoded by the coding sequence ATGGAACACATCACGCTGTTCATTTCCACATATATCAAGATGTTCTTCGTGCTTGCCCCGTTTTTTGTCATGACCATGTTTCTGGCCCTGACAAAGGACATGCCGGCACAGCGACAGAAGAAAATCGCGCTACGTGTCACCCTTGCAGTTGTCATCATCTGCATCACCCTGTTCTTCTTCGGTGACACAATCTTTGCCATCTTCGGCATTACGCTGGATTCCTTCCGCATCGGTGCAGGCGCTCTGCTCTTTCTTTCCGCTGTTGAGCTTGTGCGCGGCACCAAGACAGCCGTGAAGCCGGATCTGGAAGGCGACATAAGCGTTGTTCCGCTTGCCATTCCCATTACGGTTGGCCCCGCCACCACCGGTGCCCTGCTCATTCTTGGTGCACAGATGAAGGGGGTTACCGCCTTAGCTGTAGGCACCGCCGCTCTGGTTGCCGCCATCCTTTCTCTGGGCACCCTGCTCTACCTTGCCCCCAAGGTGGAGAAGATCATCGGCGGCATCGGCCTTTCCATCATGACCAAGATCACCGGTCTGGTACTGGCAGCTCTTTCCGCGCAGATCATATTCACCGGCGTAAAGAACTTTCTTTCTTAG
- a CDS encoding esterase/lipase family protein: MIWLLIKLYFAVMIIISLISYLLFWYEEGSRPYGPHPGVCTRAGCILRGLGMSLMSLIMVTATYPLAFFPTRLRVKKQSPASSTNPPILFVHGLYHNASAWLAYLRWFEQAGFSNLHSFTYLSFLTNVEHLVNKLDENVAKLEASAPDHKPVLVGHSLGGLIIRAWLSRAENDQRVAGVITLGTPHQGSKLAGLGAGGLCRSIIFRGPLIRTIEANDISPSIPCYSLSSALDNMVLPQEGLHIRNAAWIEERTPLVSHIGMLYHKPTARQVLGILRDIVEEQVEPCDVLAGVEAGEDR, encoded by the coding sequence ATGATCTGGCTACTGATTAAGCTCTATTTCGCGGTCATGATTATCATATCCCTCATCTCGTATTTGCTTTTCTGGTACGAGGAGGGCAGCCGTCCCTATGGCCCCCATCCGGGTGTCTGCACCCGTGCAGGCTGCATTCTGCGTGGTCTGGGTATGAGCTTGATGAGTCTCATCATGGTTACCGCAACCTACCCGTTGGCGTTTTTTCCAACCCGGCTACGTGTAAAAAAACAATCCCCGGCCTCTTCCACCAATCCTCCCATACTGTTTGTTCACGGCCTCTATCACAACGCATCGGCATGGCTGGCATACCTCCGCTGGTTCGAACAGGCGGGCTTCTCGAATCTGCACTCTTTTACCTATCTGAGCTTTCTGACCAACGTTGAGCATCTGGTGAACAAGCTGGATGAGAATGTAGCCAAACTGGAAGCAAGTGCGCCTGACCACAAACCGGTGCTTGTGGGGCATAGTCTGGGCGGACTCATTATACGGGCTTGGCTCTCCCGTGCGGAGAATGATCAACGTGTGGCCGGGGTCATTACCCTTGGTACCCCTCATCAAGGCAGCAAACTAGCCGGATTAGGTGCCGGAGGCTTGTGCCGCAGCATCATTTTCAGAGGGCCGCTGATTCGTACCATTGAAGCCAACGATATCTCGCCAAGCATCCCCTGCTACAGCCTGTCATCCGCACTGGATAACATGGTCCTCCCGCAGGAGGGGCTGCATATCCGCAATGCCGCATGGATTGAAGAACGCACGCCGCTGGTAAGCCACATAGGCATGCTCTACCACAAACCCACAGCCCGTCAGGTCCTGGGGATTCTTCGTGATATAGTGGAAGAACAGGTTGAGCCCTGCGATGTGCTTGCAGGTGTGGAAGCTGGCGAAGACAGGTAA
- a CDS encoding glycosyltransferase — translation MGGLDMGCHGADGSEADAHHAADDISRSPCAADTRQGVLHGALLGVHMHTVLAWRGGAARVASMLRYGLEACDVRCSASCEVNDAGTAQDNTMPHTPVAGASIAGPITGSNVGSVGAGRLLHVHGSLDWVACLESIAKAARPAVITLHDCSLLTGGCPYPLDCPGIFEGCLTPCPRGYANATTEQRRRHKALAEAHRLAGVQLVSPSGWLKGLVRSVLPQMPCSVVPNGVEPPMQGVTRSAARKKLGIDPDAKLVLFMAHGGEQAAYKSGDRWQEVWQSIRQRADGVLGFMVGGEVHDRGGDCIRWPYLDREHAQLCMAAADCFAYPTIADNHPLVVLEAMSLGCPVVAFDVGGLREQVQHGETGLLVPAGDWPGFVNACVSVLSSAGTRRALVAAGIEAYARKFTQDRMVRGYLALYARVLQA, via the coding sequence ATGGGCGGTCTGGATATGGGCTGCCACGGGGCCGATGGCTCGGAGGCTGACGCGCACCACGCTGCCGATGATATTTCCCGCTCCCCGTGTGCAGCTGATACACGGCAAGGTGTGCTGCACGGCGCACTGCTTGGAGTGCATATGCACACGGTGTTGGCGTGGCGTGGCGGTGCCGCAAGGGTGGCGTCCATGCTCCGGTACGGTCTTGAGGCCTGTGACGTACGCTGCTCCGCCAGCTGCGAGGTGAACGACGCAGGAACGGCGCAAGATAACACCATGCCGCACACTCCGGTAGCCGGGGCATCCATTGCCGGTCCCATTACCGGTTCCAATGTCGGTTCCGTGGGGGCAGGGCGGTTGCTGCATGTGCACGGTTCCCTTGATTGGGTCGCCTGCCTTGAGTCGATCGCCAAAGCGGCACGGCCCGCCGTTATCACACTGCACGACTGTTCCCTTCTGACGGGGGGCTGCCCCTATCCGCTCGACTGCCCCGGAATTTTCGAGGGCTGTCTGACTCCCTGCCCGCGCGGGTATGCAAACGCCACAACCGAACAACGCAGGCGGCACAAAGCCTTGGCCGAGGCGCATCGTCTTGCAGGCGTGCAGCTCGTTTCCCCTTCCGGCTGGCTGAAAGGGCTGGTCAGGTCCGTGCTTCCGCAGATGCCATGCTCGGTGGTGCCCAACGGGGTGGAGCCTCCCATGCAGGGCGTTACGCGTAGTGCGGCCCGAAAGAAGCTTGGCATAGACCCCGACGCAAAGCTGGTTCTCTTCATGGCGCATGGGGGAGAGCAGGCCGCCTATAAATCCGGCGACCGGTGGCAGGAAGTATGGCAGTCCATCCGGCAGCGTGCGGACGGAGTGTTGGGCTTCATGGTCGGGGGCGAGGTGCATGACAGGGGCGGAGACTGTATACGCTGGCCCTATCTGGATCGTGAACACGCGCAGCTTTGCATGGCCGCGGCCGACTGCTTTGCTTATCCGACCATTGCGGATAATCACCCGCTGGTGGTGCTGGAAGCCATGTCGCTCGGCTGTCCCGTGGTTGCCTTTGATGTCGGGGGGCTGCGGGAGCAGGTGCAACATGGTGAAACCGGCCTTCTTGTCCCTGCGGGCGACTGGCCGGGCTTTGTGAATGCCTGCGTATCCGTGCTCAGTTCAGCGGGAACACGCCGTGCTCTTGTTGCTGCCGGTATTGAGGCATATGCCCGCAAGTTCACGCAGGATAGAATGGTGCGGGGCTACCTTGCCCTTTATGCCCGCGTGCTGCAGGCATAA
- a CDS encoding glycosyltransferase family 4 protein: protein MGRSVANEGFIRALLRKDPFAAYHFYLSDNNQLSILRERLAKEFGGMLRDGRFVLGTHAQLPQALRQYDFHCFHLSDCLLHNSQLAMLRNRYARRIFPVTGCTHTLSYARYMPLFLQQMWAGTSARDVVIATSRAAVGMVSSVFARLGREYGAECNGFALPDIERIPLGIDLSSLPLPDRATRHAVRAGLGAGDNDTILLAFARISHYSKMDLLPLLRAIQRLGRMGIGQETLHLVVAGFMQQGDTTPHVLGGFAKALGIRLHVIPAPSDTERNRLYGAADIFVSPVDNMQETFGLTLLEAGAMGLPVVASDYDGYRDLVVDGETGLLVPTLGPAATLDIDMLSHLVFDTATHLEMAQRTVVDVPALAGALHALIADPEARRRMGAQAARHVRANYGWEAVIGQYLALWDRLNSLPVNESALRSAQHPLRTAYADLFGGYPSAGLTADMQIRWSRSGEAVYRGVEQPVVYEGVADIVDAELLRFMLFSARKGISAGALTVLVADRMRQVERAERANSSAESGAEPGFGNADSALPDSALPDSALPDSFEPDPSVSDLSQPAPGVTDSPMIECRAQALLLWALKHDFLERIPQ from the coding sequence ATGGGCCGCAGCGTGGCCAACGAAGGATTCATCCGTGCGTTGTTACGGAAAGACCCCTTTGCCGCGTATCATTTCTATCTTTCCGACAACAACCAGCTTTCCATCCTGCGTGAGCGGCTCGCCAAGGAGTTCGGCGGCATGCTGCGTGATGGTCGGTTCGTGCTGGGTACTCATGCTCAGTTGCCGCAGGCTCTCAGGCAGTACGATTTTCACTGTTTTCATCTGTCAGACTGTCTGTTGCATAACAGCCAGCTCGCCATGCTGCGCAACCGGTATGCACGGCGTATTTTTCCCGTTACGGGTTGTACCCATACCCTCAGCTATGCCCGCTATATGCCTCTGTTTCTGCAGCAGATGTGGGCGGGAACAAGCGCACGGGATGTGGTGATAGCAACATCGCGCGCTGCCGTGGGTATGGTTTCTTCCGTTTTTGCACGGCTGGGCAGGGAATATGGCGCGGAATGTAACGGCTTTGCATTGCCGGACATAGAGCGCATTCCTCTCGGCATTGACCTGTCTTCACTTCCTCTGCCTGACAGGGCTACACGGCATGCTGTTCGTGCGGGGCTGGGGGCAGGAGATAATGATACAATCCTTCTGGCATTTGCCCGCATCTCCCACTATTCCAAGATGGACCTGCTGCCCTTGCTGCGCGCTATCCAGCGGCTTGGCCGCATGGGGATAGGTCAGGAAACCCTGCATCTGGTTGTTGCCGGTTTCATGCAGCAGGGCGATACCACGCCGCATGTGCTGGGAGGCTTTGCCAAGGCGCTCGGCATACGGCTGCACGTTATTCCTGCTCCCTCCGATACGGAGCGGAACAGGCTGTACGGCGCGGCGGATATATTTGTGTCTCCTGTGGATAACATGCAGGAGACGTTTGGCCTGACGTTGCTTGAGGCAGGGGCCATGGGGCTGCCTGTCGTTGCTTCAGACTACGACGGCTACCGCGATCTTGTGGTTGATGGAGAAACGGGACTGCTGGTGCCGACGCTCGGTCCCGCCGCCACGCTTGATATTGATATGTTGTCACACCTCGTCTTTGATACCGCTACGCATCTGGAAATGGCCCAGCGTACGGTGGTGGATGTGCCAGCTCTGGCCGGGGCTCTGCATGCGCTGATAGCAGATCCGGAGGCAAGGCGGCGTATGGGCGCGCAGGCGGCCCGTCATGTACGGGCAAACTACGGCTGGGAAGCCGTTATCGGGCAGTATCTGGCCCTGTGGGACAGGCTGAACAGCCTGCCCGTGAATGAGTCTGCCCTCCGCTCTGCCCAGCATCCTTTGCGCACGGCGTATGCTGATCTGTTCGGCGGGTATCCTTCTGCAGGACTTACCGCTGACATGCAGATCAGGTGGAGCCGCTCCGGTGAGGCTGTGTATCGGGGAGTCGAGCAGCCGGTTGTCTATGAAGGTGTGGCGGATATTGTGGATGCGGAGCTTCTCCGGTTCATGCTCTTCAGCGCCCGCAAGGGAATTTCTGCGGGAGCGTTGACCGTACTTGTCGCAGACAGAATGCGACAGGTAGAACGGGCAGAACGGGCAAACTCTTCTGCTGAAAGCGGCGCGGAACCCGGTTTCGGAAACGCTGACTCGGCACTACCTGACTCGGCACTACCTGACTCGGCACTACCTGACTCGTTTGAGCCTGACCCGTCCGTGTCTGACCTCTCTCAGCCCGCCCCGGGCGTGACGGATTCGCCTATGATAGAGTGCCGTGCGCAGGCGCTGCTGCTCTGGGCGCTCAAGCACGACTTTCTGGAGCGGATACCGCAATGA
- a CDS encoding sensor domain-containing diguanylate cyclase yields MRGTNKKTMWGLGLLPDDAALIDSVGNTEFTLISLPSGTVPDAEAMDKDEPCILWISKTAWDEIKTLPHTATRHLDIIPRVLLLGGEYRMEELEEALDNGFTDVIKPPLTESRIKDVLMRTSETHNLYHDIMRMTREICLERELLERKNDILSFIVSFLSRATESLEPSEILQSAQEELATLLPIAAMGAICWAPGTGRDLDASLYISANDDHPARKEWENLLLGGAEKLSGRKVRNYTSEQIHCQEEADDLMPEPGKVAILPLKTAGETFGAVALLSRSDLHLGKDQVQILKSAMKHLALALKNAMLYRQMKQHADLDGLTLVHNRRHFDNRLKEEVDRHIRYSHPLSLLILDIDHFKQINDMHGHQAGDTVLKELAALLRSTLRTTDYVARYGGEEFTIILPHTQEEPAAQLAERLRITVADYTFMHEAVRIPITISIGLSSQKESTQLPADLILEADKALYRAKAQGRNKVCMPDYCLNKCSSAAI; encoded by the coding sequence ATGCGCGGTACTAACAAAAAGACAATGTGGGGCCTCGGACTTCTGCCCGATGATGCCGCCCTCATTGACTCGGTCGGCAACACCGAGTTCACTCTTATCTCGTTGCCATCGGGAACCGTCCCTGACGCCGAAGCCATGGACAAGGACGAGCCCTGTATCCTGTGGATATCCAAGACAGCATGGGATGAGATCAAAACTCTGCCTCATACGGCCACGCGCCATCTCGATATCATTCCACGCGTTCTTCTGCTCGGCGGCGAATACCGCATGGAGGAGCTTGAAGAAGCGCTCGATAACGGCTTTACCGATGTCATCAAACCGCCGTTGACCGAATCACGCATCAAGGACGTGCTCATGCGTACGTCCGAAACGCATAATCTGTATCACGACATCATGCGCATGACGCGCGAAATATGTCTTGAACGGGAGCTGCTTGAGCGCAAGAACGACATTCTGTCCTTCATTGTGTCCTTTCTTTCCCGTGCAACGGAAAGCCTTGAGCCGTCCGAGATTCTGCAAAGCGCCCAGGAAGAGCTTGCCACCCTGCTGCCGATAGCAGCCATGGGTGCCATATGCTGGGCACCCGGCACAGGGCGTGACCTTGATGCGAGCCTCTATATTTCAGCCAACGATGATCACCCCGCCCGCAAGGAATGGGAAAATCTGCTCCTCGGCGGCGCTGAAAAACTCTCCGGCAGAAAGGTGAGGAACTACACGAGCGAACAGATCCATTGTCAGGAAGAGGCAGACGACCTTATGCCCGAGCCCGGCAAGGTGGCCATTCTGCCCCTGAAGACCGCAGGCGAGACATTTGGTGCAGTGGCTCTGCTCTCCCGTTCCGACCTGCATCTGGGCAAAGATCAGGTGCAGATACTCAAGTCTGCCATGAAGCATCTTGCGCTGGCTTTGAAAAACGCCATGCTCTACCGCCAGATGAAGCAGCATGCCGACCTGGACGGTCTGACGCTCGTACACAACCGAAGGCACTTTGATAACCGGCTCAAGGAAGAGGTTGACCGGCACATCCGCTATAGTCACCCCCTGTCGCTGCTCATACTGGACATTGACCATTTCAAGCAGATCAACGACATGCATGGCCATCAGGCCGGAGACACGGTACTCAAGGAGCTGGCAGCCCTGCTGCGCAGCACGCTGCGCACCACGGACTATGTCGCCCGCTACGGCGGAGAGGAGTTCACAATCATCCTCCCGCACACACAGGAAGAACCTGCTGCCCAGCTGGCGGAACGCCTGCGTATCACAGTAGCGGACTATACGTTCATGCATGAGGCGGTCCGCATTCCGATCACAATCAGCATCGGTCTTTCCAGCCAGAAGGAATCGACGCAGCTTCCCGCAGACCTTATCCTTGAAGCAGATAAAGCCCTTTACAGGGCCAAGGCGCAGGGAAGAAACAAGGTCTGCATGCCCGACTACTGTCTGAACAAGTGCAGCTCCGCCGCGATCTGA
- a CDS encoding queuosine precursor transporter translates to MNEILWIGFAIVDLTLTLAVYRLFGKTGLFGLIVFNLLLCNIQVLKTVELFGMTTTLGNILYAGVFLATDILGEFHGKKEARKGVLLGFVTLLMATLYMQVALKFIPAQNDFAQPLLEGIFGFMPRLAFASLAAYLLSQMHDVWAYHFWKRVTNGRALWLRNNASTLVSQMLDSTVFCVLAFWGEYPAEVLFEIVITTYIFKSIVALLDTPFIYLAKRFRPEEADCAA, encoded by the coding sequence GTGAACGAGATCCTGTGGATAGGCTTTGCCATCGTCGATCTGACCTTAACGCTTGCCGTATACCGCCTGTTCGGAAAGACCGGCCTGTTCGGCCTCATCGTCTTCAACCTGCTGCTATGCAACATACAGGTGCTCAAAACGGTTGAGCTTTTCGGCATGACCACCACACTCGGCAATATCCTGTACGCGGGTGTGTTTCTTGCCACGGATATTCTGGGTGAATTCCATGGAAAAAAGGAAGCCCGCAAAGGCGTGCTTCTGGGATTTGTCACCCTGCTCATGGCCACTCTCTACATGCAGGTAGCGCTCAAGTTCATTCCCGCGCAGAACGACTTTGCCCAGCCCTTGCTTGAAGGCATCTTCGGTTTCATGCCTCGGCTGGCGTTCGCATCTCTGGCAGCCTATCTCCTTTCCCAGATGCACGACGTATGGGCCTACCATTTCTGGAAGCGCGTTACCAACGGACGCGCGTTGTGGCTGCGCAACAACGCATCTACCCTTGTATCCCAGATGCTGGATTCCACCGTCTTCTGCGTGCTCGCATTCTGGGGTGAATATCCTGCGGAAGTCCTTTTTGAGATCGTAATTACAACCTACATTTTCAAAAGCATTGTCGCCCTGCTGGATACGCCTTTCATCTATCTTGCAAAACGCTTCCGCCCTGAAGAAGCAGACTGCGCAGCATAA
- the mgtE gene encoding magnesium transporter, with amino-acid sequence MTDTPKKTPTEPEVAPAVAPDTLSGGAAPVAADTPPGGSNDSSGGAADNTIHIVDCREEVAGLSAEEFAHPADAAEHIQNLTLEKQVCMMRRLTAEDAAEALAEMEERAQTDILQNLDPDVAARILGEMSPDDAADVLSELDSVHRDKLLEFVEAEDAEEIRTLLSFDEDTAGGVMNTEIIILNDHLTADQAIMHIRREMEDKEIPYYAYIVDEKQRLAGVLSLRDLLLCRPGSILKNELSDQSLISVLFDVDREEVAHALARYDFMALPIVDYEGRLLGVVTYDDVIDIIHDEASEDMLGMVGAGQDETVDTPWLESVKVRLPWLLVNMFNSAISACVVYMFEGSIASMAILAVLMPIVANQAGNTGQQALAVMIRQLAVEKFDRRKSWVAVLREAKIGLLSGLIIGIVVMFAVFGFTHNLRLAQVMSVALALDMLLGALAGASIPLILKELGRDPAQASSIFLTTLTDGAGFFIFLGLASLVLL; translated from the coding sequence ATGACCGATACTCCCAAGAAAACTCCCACAGAACCTGAAGTAGCGCCAGCAGTTGCTCCCGATACCCTTTCAGGGGGGGCCGCTCCTGTTGCGGCCGACACTCCGCCCGGTGGTTCCAACGATTCCTCGGGCGGCGCTGCTGACAATACCATACATATAGTCGATTGTCGCGAGGAAGTGGCAGGCCTCTCAGCAGAGGAATTTGCCCACCCCGCGGACGCGGCCGAGCACATCCAGAACCTGACGCTTGAGAAGCAGGTCTGCATGATGCGCCGTCTTACTGCGGAAGATGCCGCGGAAGCGCTTGCCGAAATGGAAGAGCGCGCGCAGACGGACATTCTGCAGAACCTTGATCCCGACGTTGCGGCCCGAATCCTGGGCGAGATGTCTCCTGACGATGCGGCAGACGTTCTGAGTGAACTCGACAGCGTGCACCGTGACAAGTTGCTCGAATTCGTCGAAGCCGAAGACGCCGAGGAAATCCGCACCCTGTTGTCCTTTGACGAGGACACTGCGGGCGGCGTCATGAACACGGAAATCATCATCCTGAATGACCACCTCACTGCGGATCAGGCCATCATGCACATCCGCCGCGAGATGGAAGATAAGGAAATTCCGTATTACGCCTACATCGTGGACGAAAAGCAGCGTCTTGCGGGCGTGCTGTCGTTGCGCGACCTTCTGCTGTGCCGTCCCGGTTCGATTCTCAAGAATGAACTTTCCGACCAGAGCCTGATCTCCGTACTCTTTGACGTGGACAGAGAAGAAGTGGCTCATGCCCTTGCCCGATACGACTTCATGGCACTGCCAATCGTCGACTACGAAGGGCGTCTGCTCGGTGTTGTAACGTACGACGACGTCATCGACATCATCCATGACGAGGCATCGGAAGACATGCTCGGCATGGTGGGTGCCGGTCAGGACGAAACCGTGGATACTCCGTGGCTGGAATCCGTGAAGGTGCGCCTGCCATGGCTGCTGGTGAACATGTTCAACTCGGCGATTTCCGCCTGCGTGGTGTACATGTTTGAAGGCTCCATTGCATCCATGGCCATTCTGGCCGTGCTGATGCCCATTGTGGCCAACCAGGCGGGTAACACCGGGCAGCAGGCACTTGCCGTTATGATCCGGCAGCTCGCCGTTGAGAAATTCGACCGCAGAAAGTCGTGGGTCGCGGTGCTGCGTGAGGCCAAAATCGGGCTTTTGAGTGGTCTGATTATCGGTATTGTGGTTATGTTCGCCGTATTCGGCTTTACCCACAATCTGCGCCTTGCGCAGGTCATGTCCGTAGCACTTGCTCTGGACATGCTGCTGGGAGCGCTTGCCGGGGCATCCATTCCGCTTATTCTGAAGGAACTGGGGCGTGACCCTGCTCAGGCTTCCAGCATATTCCTGACTACGCTTACTGACGGCGCAGGCTTCTTCATCTTTCTGGGGCTTGCCTCGCTTGTTCTGCTCTGA
- the nadC gene encoding carboxylating nicotinate-nucleotide diphosphorylase has translation MNIEKFSSFFQGEALRFLEEAIELALREDGRDLTSEGVFPPDHRLGAKIIAKEDTLVAGLPIIPLVMERCGHGEWSWKAFVHDGDLVADRTVVATIEADAARLLKAERIILNFITHMSGIANLTRRYVQALSGTGTRLLDTRKTLPCLRYPEKYAVLVGGGLNHRKNLEEMLMLKDNHVDLAGGITPAVSKLRATYSPCPPIEVECRTLAEVQEAVLCKVERIMLDNMDTAQMCEALELIPESIETEVSGGVTLETIHALASASTKGPDFISVGRLTHSAPVADFSMLVQ, from the coding sequence ATGAATATTGAAAAATTTTCCAGCTTCTTTCAGGGCGAGGCCCTACGCTTCCTTGAAGAAGCCATCGAACTTGCTCTTCGTGAAGATGGCCGCGACCTTACCTCGGAAGGGGTATTCCCCCCCGACCACAGGCTCGGTGCCAAAATCATCGCCAAGGAAGACACCCTTGTTGCGGGCCTGCCCATAATACCGCTGGTCATGGAACGTTGCGGCCACGGCGAATGGTCATGGAAAGCCTTTGTCCATGACGGCGACCTCGTAGCCGACCGCACTGTCGTGGCCACCATCGAGGCAGACGCAGCCCGCCTACTCAAGGCAGAGCGCATCATCCTCAACTTCATCACCCACATGTCGGGCATTGCCAACCTCACCCGCCGCTATGTTCAGGCGCTGAGTGGAACAGGTACCCGTCTTCTGGATACCCGCAAGACCCTGCCCTGCCTGCGGTATCCCGAAAAATACGCGGTGCTTGTGGGGGGCGGCCTGAACCACCGCAAAAACCTTGAGGAAATGCTCATGCTCAAGGACAACCATGTCGACCTTGCAGGGGGCATAACTCCTGCTGTCAGCAAGCTGCGGGCAACCTACTCACCCTGCCCCCCCATTGAAGTAGAGTGCCGGACCCTGGCGGAAGTGCAGGAAGCCGTGCTTTGCAAGGTGGAGCGCATCATGCTCGACAACATGGATACCGCGCAGATGTGCGAAGCGCTTGAGCTCATCCCCGAATCCATAGAAACCGAGGTTAGTGGCGGAGTCACTCTGGAGACCATACACGCCCTTGCGAGCGCATCGACCAAAGGGCCGGATTTCATCTCCGTGGGCAGACTCACCCATTCCGCTCCGGTAGCGGACTTCAGCATGCTCGTTCAATAA